The genome window acactagatggaccgacgaccttatgaAGGTAGCATAAAGGCGCGGATGTAGCTGAAACTAGAGGTGGAGAAGTCGCGACCGCCGGCGGACTGTGACTACTGTGAGTAcgctagatggaccgacgaccttatgaaggtagcgggaaggcgctggaagcagCTGAAACCAccatcatcattacagccacAAAGATAGAGTACACTAGGCGGACCGACGACTTcgtgaaggtagcgggaaggcgcttgAACCAGATGAGGAGATTACGCGCCGGCGGGTTGACTGGTGAGTACACTAGATGAACCGACGACCTTATGAAGGTAGCATAAAGGCGCAGCTGGATGCAGCTGAAACCAACTCGGAAGGACGCACTACAAGCTAGTGGCAGTAACACTCAACAGATGGCGTTGACATATGATTGACTATGGCACACACCACCGCGCCTAcaatcctgcatcgcggtgacgaagttttttACCCTGCTTAGTTTAAATAGAAAGACCGAGGTGGTAACAACGGAAGGAAGAATTAACATGTAAGCTTCCTTAATGTGGTTGAACATCAAATCCCATGACATTCTTCATCTTGTCATAGACTCCCCATAGACGCGGGTCGTCTGATATCTTGACTCTGTGGTCATTCTTGAACTGGGTATCCACCACTTGACCGTGGACTCAGTTTGACCGCTGACCGCCTGTATATAGGGCTCTCGTCTCGCTGGTCGACCAGGGTCCAGTCTTTCTCCAATAGCTGGAGAACCACAGAAATCAGAACAGGAGATGACGCGCCCGAAGCCCGACTGTGTgtacactaggtggaccgacgacctcgtaagggtagcgggaaggcgctggaaccAGATGAAGAGATTATGCGCCCGCGGGTCGACTGGTGAGtacactagatggaccgacgaccttatgaGGGTAGCATAAAGGCGCGGATGTAGCTGAAACTAGAGGTGGAGAAGTCGCGACCGCCGGCGGACTGTGACTACTGTGAGTAcgctagatggaccgacgaccttatgaaggtagcgggaaggcgctggaagcagCTGAAACCAccatcatcattacagccacAAAGATAGAGTACACTAGGCGGACCGACGACCTcgtgaaggtagcgggaaggcgctggaaccAGATAAAGAGACGACGCGCCCGCTGGTCGACTGGTGAgtacactaggtggaccgacgacttcgTGAAGGTAGCTTGAAGGCGCTGGATGATAGCTGAAACCAGAGGAGGAGAAGTCGTGACCGCCGGCGGACTGTGAGTAcgctagatggaccgacgacattatgaaggtagcaggaaggcgcgcTGGATGCAGCTAAAACCTGATGAATAGATGACGCACCCAACTGTGAATACACTGGGAGGACCGACGACTTCGTGAAGGTAGAttgaaggcgctggatgtagatGAAACCAGAGGAGCAGATGTCGGCGCCCGACGCCCGACTATGTGAgtacactaggtggaccgacgacctcttgAAGGGAGaaagtaggaaggcgctggatgctgcTGAAACCTGATGAAAAGATGACGCGCCCGACGCCCGACTGTGAGTACACTAGGCGGACCGACGACCTcgtgaaggtagcgggaaggcgctggatacagctaccaaccgggcgatgtggaaatcattgggctatgttcagcagtggacgtcctgtggctgaaatggtgatgatgaaacACTTATGccctttttcaccatcaatccctattttttaagtgacccctatgaaaacaaaattcctgttatgtgttaccataggggtcacttaaaattttgggattgatggtgaaaacgggcattaaatgtttctttcttctgTCATTTATCGAGGCTAGGCTATCAACATCACCCTACATCCAAtaagggcggagcagtaaagaaaaatgttgcaaaaacgggtttaataatcaaactattttcacgcgtacgaagtcgcgagaaagaattattttttagatacgtcaattagtttccaagatattgaattttaaatgtgCGGGCGGGCGGCCGGCCCTCGCTCCATGCCCGTGACGTCATAGTACAATACTCGCAGTCTGGTCGACTACGCGGAGCGATAGAAAATTACGTCACACACAGTCACGTGACACGTGATTTTGCACACCCAATGATGtgttagcggcctgcgtccaatcaatcaacatggaaagcattgggggaggcctatgttcagcagtggacgtcctgtggctgaaatgatgatgatgatgaaagatgtgttgtgaactttttggtaactatttgacgctgactttcTTTTTCTATTCCCTCTCGGTCTGCTGCAACTCctctgtagccaggatctacagcttgaccgccaataacacaACCAGTGAAGCAACTGTGAaacaaccgcctctgtggtctagtggtaagaccacctgctttagacacagaggtcccgggttcgattcccagtgggggcagatttttctgttcggtttggttggtggtagggcttgttctaagtccgcctggctagctaccaccatcttacctaagtctgtcgccataacaactatgttaacagcattgttgtgttctggcagttagaggtaagatagccagttcctccgtggttgaggattccgggtgaagctcgcttccaccttcgggctgatcgtcacttaccatcaggtgagatacaggccaagagcttcctcgttgtggataaaaaaaaattactactTTCAGACCCAGAAGACGAAGAAGACGACGAAGAATGTCTTCCTCAGACGGAAGACGAAGGTGCCGTGGATATGGAGGCGGTCAGCGGTCAAACTGAGTCCACGGTCAAGTGGGTGGTCGACGCGCAGTTCAAGCACGATCACAGGGTCAAGATACCCGACGACCCGCGGCTGTGGTGAGTCTGTGACAAGTTTTGTTAtcaatcaatatcaaaatatcaaatatcaaaaaactagttttgTTACATCTATGAGAATtattggcgtatctagggtcAATTTTCAGGGGGAGCTGGCCCCATTCTAGGGTGGGCCTAGGCCCCAGTCTGGGAATGTAAGGTTTTTTGCCCCCACACGCAGTTCTAAAATGACCATAGAGTTATAGAGTCAAGATACCGGACGACCCGCGTCTATGATGAATTTTGACAAGTGTTGTTACATCTTCAGTAAGCCGTCCTTATGCTGTGACGCCGGGCAGGATAGATCCGatttattatgtaacctattattggtaccgtttgaaagagctcgtgaagcacttccaggatcagtaaccagtttttcgatatcttgtatagtttagaaataatcgagtgagatcacttatcctttccaccctgtatgtatgtaggttagtttctgaaaataaatgaattccAATATTCCCAGGTCAGTGCAACACGTGAAGCTGTGGATCCAGTGGGCCGTCCGGCAGTTCAACCTGGCCGGCGTCCGGCTGTCCGACTGGGCGCTGTCCGGCTCGCGACTATGCAGCCTCAGCAACAAGGAGTTTAAGTGAGCAAATAGATGCATATACAGTGCAGCGTGAAGCGTAGATGCATATAGTGAAACGTTGATGCACATTTAGTCGCATATACAGTGCAGCGTGAAGCGTGGATGCAGATGTAGTAGTTGCATATAAAGTGCAGCGTGAAGCGTGGATGCATTAGTGAAGCGTGGATGCAGATGTGGTTGCATATACAGTGCAGCGTGAAGCGTGGATGCAGATGTAGTAGTTGCATATAAAGTGCAGCGTGAAGCGTGGATGCATTAGTGAAGCGTGGATGCAGATGTGGTTGCATATACAGTGCAGCGTGAAGCGTGGATGCATATAGTGAAGCGTGGATGCAGATGTAATCGCATATACAGTGAAGCGTGAATGCATATAGTGAAACGTTGACGCACAATTAGTCGCATATACAGTGAAGCGTGGATGTAGATGTCGCATATACAGTGCAGCGTGAAGAGTGGATGCATACAGTGAAGAATGGATGCAGATTTAGTCGCATATACAGTTAAGCGTAGAAGCAAATGTCACATAATTATACAGTGAAGCGTGAATGAATACAGTGAAGCGTTGATATTGTAAAAGTATGATGTaagaaaaaattgtaaaaatataatttaattttttgttgcagAGAAAAAGTGCCATCTGATCCTGGAGACATATTTTGGACGCACTTCGAATTGCTAAGGAAATGTAAATTTATTGGTGAGCAAAGATTTATTAatcaaactagcggccgcccgcgacttcgtgcgcgtggatctcgttttaccccccccttcatctatcttacgcggttcagattttttcatacaaatgttttttcccgctaactcccgttcccgtgagaattttgcaatatcctgttgtaactaaactttaagtttactaaggtacctgcatgccaaatttcaagagtctatcttacgcggtttagattttttcatacaaatgttttttcccgctaactcccgttcccgtgagaattttgcaatatcctgttgtaactaaactttaagtttactaaggtacctgcatgccaaatttcaagagtctatcttacgcggtttagattttttcatacaaatgttttttcccgctaactcccgttcccgtgggaattttgcaatatcctgttgtaactaagctttaagtttactaaggtacctgcatgccaaatttcaagaatcttacgcggtttagattttttcatacaaatgttttttcccactaactcccgttcccatgggaattttgcaatatcctgttgtaactaagctttaagtttactaaggtacctgcatgccaaatttcaagcgtctaacttaagcggtttagatttttcgtacaaaaggattttcccgctaattcccgttcccgtgggaattcctaagtatcctataacctgcccaggagtatgaagaataattgtaccaagtttcgttaaaatccgtcaggtggtttttgtttctataaggaacatacagacagacagacagacagacagacaaaaaatttactgattgcatttttggcatcagtatcgatcactaatcaccccctgatagctattttgaaaatatatttcatgtacagaattgacctctctacagatttattataagtatagataaatttaaactcataaaaactGTTTCTACATTTTGGGAGtaagttttctttatttgtaattcatttttatttctatagtctggtctgtgagcacgtagaattttgtccaatgacccgaagctacccatccttatcgctcgcgcgtaattatgttgctgtcgcgctcgcacactcactgcgggcgcccgtcgcacagtcgcgacagcaatataattacgcgcgagcgataaggatgggtagcttggggtcattggacgaaattttaCGTGCTCGGTGACTGGACTATAGTaggattaataaataaaacattatatttCACAGCTGTCGTCCAAAGTGAAGAAAGCCCGGCGAACAAAGACCCTTTAGAAATAGATAATATGCAGCAGTCAGCCATAAAGAAAAAACCAAAggtatgaatatttttaaaccACTTCAAAAATGGATGAGGTTCTCATCATAATACcacgtcggccgtttggtgtagtggttcgaaacggactagtattccggaggtagcgggttcgattcccgcacagtacaaacatttgtgtgcatgaacatatttgtttgtattggactgtgTGTTTTctgtgtataatatgtatgtatacaaggtgttaggtaaatgggtatatgagccgacactagcccatgttaacatgggcatataaatggtatggtgaagtcagaaatttgatatcatcattttattttttttaattttcatacaaatcggattttataaaaattatattgtaatttttataaaatccgaattgtatgaaaattaaaataattaaaatgaagatatcaattttctgacttcaccataccatttatatgcccgtgttaacatgggctagtgtcggctcatatacccaattacctaacaccctgtatacaaaaaaaaagtatttaagtatgtttatatccgtagtctagtacccatagtacaagctttgcttagtttgggactagaagcgtagtgtaaaatgtccaaggatatttatttatttattcctcAAGACACTGATTCAATTAAGCTATAGAGCGCTTAcaaggtggaattttgtaatgccacctggagtgaaagtactcttaatgctgtaaatagaaaattttactcaaaggaagCATTCCTTTATTtgttaaaagaaagagaactgtgGGCTGTGTGAGTTTTTATCAAACGCGTACACAAGTGAGCTCGTttaaaaaatttatgaaaattttagtttttgaacgtttcccgctaggggcgctgtacaatccgtcatacattaaccgcttgagtcccagacggcattaattaatgtcataacaattgattatctattgtgtctagattcgcgggccttgaaggattaaatgtcattttttgacgcgctcactagtgagcgcgtttgatattaaaaactcacactcagccctctgttTTCTAAGACTTTTTTAAGTTGATAAGTTTATTCGTGTTGTTTAATATTAATCTTATTGTGTACCAGCTAACAGCAACCCGCTCCGTGCCTCCAGCGGAAGACTTACCAGCGCGAGCCGGCAACAACGGCCAAGTGCAACTGTGGCAGTTCCTATTAGAACTGCTCACCAGCGCTGAGCATTATGACGTCATACGCTGGCACGGTAAGATAACTGCCCTGTCTGCTTTGGTGAGTGCCCTATATAGTTCGGTGGATGCCCTGTACAGTTCGGTGGATGCCCTGTATAGTTCGGTGGATGCCCTATATAGTTCGGTGGATGCCCTGTACAGTTCGGTGGATGCCCTGTACAGTTCGGTGGATGCCCTGTATAGTTCGGTAGATGCCCTGTATAGTTCGGTAGATGCCCTGTATAGTTCGGTAGATGCCCTGTATAGTTTGGTGGATGCCCTATATAGTTCGGTGGATGCCCTGTATAGTTCGGTGGATGCCCTGTCTACTATGGTGACTGCCCTGTATGAGTTTAATGACTGCCCTGTACAGTTTGATGACTGCCCTGTACAGTTTGATGACTGCCCTGTATGAGTTCGATGACTGCCCTGTATAAGTAAGCGACAAAACGACTCGCTCTGTGCCTCTAACAGAAGACTTACCAGCGCGAGCCGGCAACAACGGCCAAGTGCAGCTGTGGCAGTTCCTATTAGAACTGCTCACCAGCGCTGAGCATTACGACGTCATACGCTGGCACGGTAAGATAATTGCCCTGTTTCGAAGAGTGCCCTGTATAGTTCGGTAGATGCCCTATATAGTTCGGTGGATGCCCTGTTTAATTCGGTGGATGCCCTGTATAGTTAGACGAGTGCCCTATATGTTTCGACGAGTGCCCTGTGTAGTTAGATTAGTGCCTTGTCTGCTTTGGCGAGTGCCCTGTCTACTATGGTGAGTGCCCTGTATGAGTTTGATGACTGCCCTCTGTATAAGTTAGCGACAAAGCGACCCGCTTAGCGCCTACAACATAAGACTTACCAGCGCGAGCCGGCAACAACGGCCAAGTGCAGCTGTGGCAGTTCCTATTAGAACTGCTCACCAGCGCTGAGCATTACGACGTCATACGCTGGCACGGTAAGATAATTGCCCTGTTTCGAAGAGTGCCCTGTGTAGTTAGATTAGTGCCCTGTATGCAGGTCTTTACTTCGGCGAGTGCCCTGTATATTTCGGTGGTTGCCCTGTATAGTTAGACGAGTGCCCTGTATAAGTTTGATGACTGCCCTGTATAAGTAACGTTATACGCTGGCACGGTAAGTTAGATTAGTGCCCTGTATGTTTCGACGAGTGACCTGTGTAGTTACATTAGTTCCCTATCTGCTTTGGCGAGTGCTCTGTCTACTGTGGTGAGTGCCCTGTATAAGTAACGTTATACGCTGGCTCGGTGAGTTAGATTAGTGCCCTGTATGTAGATCTTTTGTTCGGCGTGTGCCCTGTATATTTCGGTGGTTGCCCTGTATAGTTAGACGAGTGACCTGTGTAGTTAGATTAGTGCCCTGTCTACTATGGTGAGTGCCCTGTATGAGTTTGATGACTGCCCTCTATAAGTAATGTCATACGCTGGGTCGGTGAGTGAGATTAGTGGCCTAAATATTTCGACGAGTGACCTGTATAGTTCGAAGAGTGCCCTGTAATTTTCGCCGAGTGATATGTACATTTCGATGAGTGCCATATTTCGATGAATACCCTGCATATTTCGATAGATGCCCTGTATATTTCTTTGGTGGAATACCCTGTATATTTCGTTAGATGCCCTGAATATTTCGATAAATGTCCTGTATATTTCGACGAATGCCCTGTATATTTCGtcggacaccctgtatatttcgaTGGATACCCTGTATATTTCGACGAATACcgtgcataataataataataaatacactttattgcacaccaaagataagaacagaaagaaaaggaacacacaaggtacaactaggcggtcttatcgctatgaagcgatctcttccagacaacctatggtgaggacagttacttaaaaaaaaatatgaagggGAGGCGCATATTTCGATGGATGCCGTGCATATTTCTATGGGTGCCCTGTATATTTCGACGAATGTCCTGTATATTTCTTTGGTGGCCCTGTATATTTAGACATGCTCTGTATACAGGTACGGAAGGCGAGTTCAAGCTGTTAGAGCCTGAACGAGTGGCTCGCCTATGGGGCGCTCGCAAGCACAAACCAGCCATGAACTACGAGAAGCTATCGCGCGCCTTGCGATACTACTACGACGGGGATATGATAGCCAAGGTGCCGGGGAAACGGTGAGTTattagttatacagggtgttgatttcaatgcctacaaaataatttattctatcgCATTAGGTTATTGACCTGTAAAGATAGTTTAAgttggtgaaaataaataaatcctcgCTATATTTAAGGAGCTGATTAAGTAACTTATTCTAATCATGAATCAGTAAGACAATTGACTTcgaaaattaaatatatttttttaaactttagttagtcaaagagaAATACCTATAatacactacctactttacgtggctgctttcagtaggctatccgcgtagctcgatggtgcCGCAGTGTAAACGCATTGCAgtactagcttttcgcccgcgtggaattttgtctgtcacagtaaaactttatcgcgcgcgtccctgtttcaaaaaccgggataaaaactatcctatgtcctttcccgggactcaaactatctctatgccaaaggatgatgggcacttttctatggaatctgggcgtaaaaccaacagaaatgtaactactattatttgttaggacttaatatcagaaatatattttcatataaataactaccaaaaactcccgggtttgcttggaaattgacataatgtgtaatagtaataggtgctttattgcacaaacaaaaaatattattaattaatatacttatctacttacattttaaatacattaagttatgtatccattattatgtccaacagttcaggagtggggccaacaaatggtatatttaaaccatgttctacattataagcgtaggaccatacctaggtaccatttagagaaatgacgtgaacacagtcatgtttcaatgggatttctaccagttaagttgtagtgttgtcgcataatcgatcacggaccgattattaatcgatattgccaaataacgatttatcgattaacaattcgattaatcgattttattgattaccatcattactatcatttgattgttaattcaattccttattttcagcaatataatcgattattgcaatcgaataatcgattatgatttattcggtatacatacttactaaatcgatagaatcgatagtaagatatgatacagtactctcaatatgatcgataaaagcaatctaattgacctaatactatttttattaccctaatgtgatgtgaaatactaaggaaactttgcatattcaacgacctctatctccgtatccccgcgtatttcaggattgttgtcatactatgaaatgatGTACtaatattaagctttaatttagtatactttttgtttctgttggtttaacgcccaatatgcccatcatcctttcatcaaaatcggttcagtggtttaggcgtgaaagagagacagacagacgaCGACCTGTTTTAAGGtttgtagcaggaaggcgctggatgcaggccgctaccaaccgggcgatgtggaagtcattgggaaggcctatgttcagcagtggacgtcctgtggctg of Ostrinia nubilalis chromosome 29, ilOstNubi1.1, whole genome shotgun sequence contains these proteins:
- the LOC135085622 gene encoding DNA-binding protein Ets97D-like, translating into MEVTDFSDILSVRTIKMENSFDEATGVESSDPLMVPHFVTESDLGLMQSGAEMLQTPLAVFDTADDDDTMQSNESSEEVIIQLMDIRTRLSKLRAMLEARLGADLADYTFWLQDAKMLENHKTLVEQCIRGEGVVQVNIQISAAERKINILDVLKPDEEMTRPTPDYPEDEEDDEECLPQTEDEGAVDMEAVSGQTESTVKWVVDAQFKHDHRVKIPDDPRLWSVQHVKLWIQWAVRQFNLAGVRLSDWALSGSRLCSLSNKEFKEKVPSDPGDIFWTHFELLRKCKFIAVVQSEESPANKDPLEIDNMQQSAIKKKPKLTATRSVPPAEDLPARAGNNGQVQLWQFLLELLTSAEHYDVIRWHEDLPARAGNNGQVQLWQFLLELLTSAEHYDVIRWHDLPARAGNNGQVQLWQFLLELLTSAEHYDVIRWHGTEGEFKLLEPERVARLWGARKHKPAMNYEKLSRALRYYYDGDMIAKVPGKRFVYKFVCDLRQLVGYGAGELAALVRDLAQREMLLSCGVDG